One window from the genome of Motilibacter peucedani encodes:
- a CDS encoding CPBP family intramembrane glutamic endopeptidase has protein sequence MQLETAPQRRARTLLRDEVLLVLGVSLGASAVFALVSFLGTVTAPGGLASHRATLNGTLAPGRPWLDLARQSVNIAAGIVPAFLALHLLTRDRSADDSGSAANSDVGRSGAETLGLDRRRWRHDLALGAALAAAIGGSGLALYLGARAAGANLTVVPTTLPAVWWRVPVLLLSAFQNAFLEEVVVVGYLLRRLDQLGWSPRAALLGSSLLRGSYHLYQGLGGLAGNAVMGVVFVTVYRRYGRVAPLVVAHTLIDSVAFVGYALLAGKVGWLPT, from the coding sequence GTGCAGCTCGAGACGGCGCCGCAGCGCCGGGCGCGGACCCTGCTGCGCGACGAGGTCCTGCTCGTGCTCGGCGTCTCGCTCGGAGCATCCGCGGTCTTCGCGCTGGTCAGCTTCCTCGGCACGGTCACCGCGCCCGGCGGGCTCGCCAGCCACCGGGCGACGCTCAACGGCACGCTCGCCCCTGGACGGCCGTGGCTCGACCTGGCGCGCCAGAGCGTCAACATCGCCGCCGGCATCGTGCCCGCCTTCCTCGCCCTGCACCTGCTCACGCGCGACCGCTCCGCCGACGACAGTGGGAGCGCGGCCAACAGCGACGTCGGTCGGTCCGGCGCCGAGACGCTGGGGCTCGACCGGCGCCGCTGGCGGCACGACCTCGCGCTGGGCGCGGCACTCGCGGCCGCGATCGGCGGCAGCGGCCTGGCGCTCTACCTCGGTGCCCGCGCCGCCGGGGCCAACCTCACCGTCGTGCCGACGACGCTCCCGGCCGTGTGGTGGCGCGTCCCCGTGCTGCTGCTCTCGGCCTTCCAGAACGCCTTCCTCGAGGAGGTCGTGGTCGTCGGCTACCTGCTGCGCCGGCTCGACCAGCTGGGCTGGTCGCCCCGGGCGGCGCTGCTGGGCAGCTCGCTGCTGCGCGGGTCCTACCACCTCTACCAGGGCCTGGGCGGGCTGGCGGGCAACGCGGTCATGGGCGTCGTCTTCGTGACGGTCTACCGCCGCTACGGGCGCGTGGCCCCCCTCGTCGTCGCGCACACGCTCATCGACAGCGTGGCCTTCGTGGGCTACGCGCTGCTGGCCGGCAAGGTCGGCTGGCTGCCGACGTGA
- a CDS encoding NAD(P)/FAD-dependent oxidoreductase: MSPDATVAVVGASLAGLSAVRALRTQGHTGTIVVVGEESHRPYDRPPLSKGFLAGTTSADELRLEAPGEDLDVDWRLGTRATALDAATRTLALETTEGPATLTADGVVLATGATARPLPGSGGLAGVYTVRTLDDAEALRAELLRASRLVVVGAGFVGAEVASTARGLGLEVTVVEALTAPLAGPLGARMGAVVASLHERHGVRLLCGSGVSALHGTSRVEAVELADGRLLPADVVVVGIGAVPATDWLHGSGLALGDGVLCDAGGLTSAPGVVAVGDCAAWWEDAHSRHRRVEHWSEALERPAVAVAGLLAGESRPGPRRPHWFWSEQYDTYVQFAGSAGLDEEVTVEVGELDEHRFVAAYRAGGRLTAVLGMGLPKEFRRWRKELERSVAAEAGVAESAHEPR; this comes from the coding sequence CTGTCCCCCGACGCCACCGTGGCCGTCGTCGGCGCCTCGCTGGCCGGCCTCTCGGCCGTGCGGGCGCTGCGCACGCAGGGGCACACGGGCACCATCGTGGTGGTCGGGGAGGAGTCGCACCGCCCCTACGACCGGCCGCCGCTGTCGAAGGGCTTCCTGGCCGGCACCACCAGCGCCGACGAGCTCCGGCTCGAGGCCCCCGGCGAGGACCTCGACGTCGACTGGCGGCTCGGCACGCGAGCAACCGCGCTCGACGCGGCCACGCGCACCCTCGCGCTCGAGACGACCGAGGGGCCCGCAACGCTGACCGCCGACGGCGTCGTGCTCGCCACCGGCGCGACGGCGCGCCCGCTGCCCGGGTCCGGAGGGCTCGCGGGCGTCTACACCGTGCGCACGCTCGACGACGCCGAGGCCCTGCGGGCAGAGCTGCTGCGGGCGTCGCGCCTCGTCGTGGTGGGCGCCGGCTTCGTCGGCGCCGAGGTCGCCTCCACCGCCCGCGGGCTCGGCCTCGAGGTGACGGTGGTCGAGGCGCTGACGGCTCCGCTGGCCGGCCCGCTCGGCGCCCGGATGGGCGCAGTGGTCGCCTCGCTGCACGAGCGCCACGGCGTACGCCTGCTGTGCGGCTCCGGCGTCTCCGCGCTGCACGGCACCAGCCGCGTCGAGGCGGTCGAGCTGGCCGACGGCCGGCTCCTGCCCGCCGACGTCGTGGTCGTCGGCATCGGCGCGGTGCCTGCCACGGACTGGCTGCACGGCTCGGGGCTCGCGCTCGGTGACGGCGTCCTCTGCGACGCGGGCGGCCTCACCAGCGCGCCCGGCGTCGTCGCCGTGGGCGACTGCGCAGCCTGGTGGGAGGACGCGCACTCCCGGCACCGGAGGGTCGAGCACTGGAGCGAGGCCCTCGAGCGCCCGGCCGTCGCCGTAGCCGGGCTGCTCGCCGGGGAGAGCCGCCCCGGGCCGCGCCGGCCGCACTGGTTCTGGTCGGAGCAGTACGACACCTACGTCCAGTTCGCCGGGTCCGCCGGTCTCGACGAGGAGGTCACCGTCGAAGTCGGCGAGCTCGACGAGCACCGGTTCGTCGCGGCCTACCGTGCCGGCGGGCGGCTCACAGCCGTCCTGGGGATGGGCCTGCCCAAGGAGTTCCGGCGCTGGCGCAAGGAGCTCGAGCGGTCGGTCGCGGCCGAGGCCGGCGTGGCAGAGTCTGCGCATGAGCCCCGCTGA
- a CDS encoding beta-glucosidase has translation MSPADAAPAEPSAHADLVASLDLASKVRLLSGATTFTLWPEPSVGLRELRLSDGPTGVRGLKFSGGPAVALFPNATLLASAWDEEALREVGGMLAEEALAQGIHVVLGPTINLHRTALGGRLFEAFSEDPLLTGRLAAAYVSGMQSRGVAACLKHLVANESETARNTVNSVVDEATLREVYLLPFEIAAEDARAWSMMAAYNDVNGVPATEQHHVINEVVKGEWGWDGLVMSDWFATKSAAPAANGGLELVMPGPDGPWGEALVRAVEGGEVPEAAVDDHLRRLLLLAERVGALGAEPEAPQDLPAADSPQRVEQMTRLAASGMTVLTHRGPVLPLDPSLRITLVGRHALETVDMGGGSAHVNPVHEVSVAEGLAAVLGDALTVVDGVEVRDRPVPARTTWVTDPETGEPGTHSWLYARDGSLIEHRHNDEAQRVVGFDEDFAERVATVVTRARLGISGRVELGVIGAGEWQLQAGDHRAEASLRVVGTGLGEEILAPPSTFDTVELDGSTVVETTVRLVGSDRGADDPDAPPLEGVGMFGLIARPARRPAGDAIADAVAVVAGADVAVVVVGLTEEQETEAVDKTTLALPGEQDALVRAVAAAAPRTVVVVNAATPVLMPWLDEVDAVLWAGLPGQEGGHAVAAALLGRVEPAGRLVTTFPAADGASPAWSVTPVDGDLAYDEGPFLGHRGHHAGRAPEPLFWFGHGLGLSSWEWSDAALSATGTPTVRVTNTGPRRSREVVQAYLEPSGGYVRLAGWAAVTLEPGQSAAVEVPLDRRVQRTWDAAAGAWAPAPERPAGRLLLARGLGDVRATLELHAG, from the coding sequence ATGAGCCCCGCTGACGCTGCTCCCGCCGAGCCCTCCGCCCACGCCGACCTCGTCGCCTCGCTCGACCTGGCGTCCAAGGTGCGCCTGCTCAGCGGCGCGACGACGTTCACCCTGTGGCCGGAGCCCTCGGTGGGCCTGCGCGAGCTGCGGCTCTCGGACGGTCCGACCGGTGTCCGCGGGCTGAAGTTCAGCGGCGGCCCCGCCGTCGCCCTCTTCCCCAACGCCACACTGCTCGCCTCGGCATGGGACGAGGAGGCGCTGCGCGAGGTGGGCGGGATGCTCGCCGAGGAGGCGCTCGCCCAGGGCATCCACGTGGTGCTCGGCCCGACGATCAACCTGCACCGGACCGCGCTCGGCGGCCGGCTGTTCGAGGCGTTCTCCGAGGACCCGCTGCTCACCGGGCGGCTGGCCGCGGCCTACGTCTCCGGCATGCAGTCCCGCGGCGTCGCCGCGTGCCTCAAGCACCTGGTCGCCAACGAGAGCGAGACCGCGCGCAACACCGTCAACAGCGTCGTCGACGAGGCGACGCTGCGCGAGGTCTACCTCCTGCCGTTCGAGATCGCGGCCGAGGACGCCCGCGCCTGGTCGATGATGGCCGCCTACAACGACGTCAACGGCGTGCCGGCCACCGAGCAGCACCACGTGATCAACGAGGTCGTCAAGGGCGAGTGGGGCTGGGACGGCCTGGTCATGTCCGACTGGTTCGCCACCAAGAGCGCCGCGCCTGCGGCCAACGGCGGCCTCGAGCTCGTCATGCCCGGGCCCGACGGGCCGTGGGGCGAGGCGCTGGTGCGCGCCGTCGAGGGGGGCGAGGTGCCCGAGGCGGCGGTCGACGACCACCTGCGCCGCCTGCTGCTGCTCGCCGAGCGCGTCGGCGCCCTGGGCGCCGAGCCCGAGGCGCCCCAGGACCTCCCCGCCGCCGACAGCCCGCAGCGCGTCGAGCAGATGACCCGGCTCGCGGCCTCCGGCATGACCGTGCTGACCCACCGCGGCCCGGTCCTGCCGCTCGACCCGTCGCTGCGCATCACGCTGGTCGGCCGGCACGCGCTCGAGACCGTCGACATGGGCGGCGGCTCGGCGCACGTCAACCCGGTGCACGAGGTGTCCGTCGCCGAGGGGCTCGCCGCGGTCCTCGGCGACGCGCTGACGGTCGTCGACGGCGTCGAGGTGCGCGACCGGCCGGTCCCGGCACGCACCACCTGGGTCACCGACCCCGAGACGGGCGAGCCTGGCACGCACTCCTGGCTCTACGCGCGCGACGGCTCCCTGATCGAGCACCGCCACAACGACGAGGCCCAGCGCGTGGTCGGCTTCGACGAGGACTTCGCCGAGCGGGTCGCGACGGTGGTGACGCGTGCCCGGCTGGGCATCAGCGGGCGCGTCGAGCTCGGCGTCATCGGGGCCGGCGAGTGGCAGCTGCAGGCGGGCGACCACCGCGCCGAGGCCTCGCTGCGCGTGGTGGGCACCGGCCTGGGCGAGGAGATCCTCGCCCCGCCGAGCACCTTCGACACGGTCGAGCTCGACGGGTCGACGGTGGTCGAGACGACCGTGCGGCTGGTCGGCTCCGACCGTGGCGCCGACGACCCGGACGCGCCGCCGCTCGAGGGCGTCGGCATGTTCGGCCTCATCGCCCGGCCGGCGCGCCGGCCGGCCGGCGACGCGATCGCCGACGCGGTGGCTGTGGTCGCCGGCGCCGACGTCGCGGTGGTCGTCGTGGGGCTGACCGAGGAGCAGGAGACCGAGGCCGTCGACAAGACGACGCTCGCGCTGCCGGGCGAGCAGGACGCGCTGGTCCGCGCGGTCGCCGCTGCCGCTCCCCGCACGGTGGTCGTCGTCAACGCCGCCACGCCGGTGCTCATGCCGTGGCTCGACGAGGTCGACGCGGTGCTGTGGGCGGGGCTGCCGGGCCAGGAGGGCGGGCACGCCGTGGCCGCTGCCCTGCTCGGCCGCGTCGAGCCGGCCGGACGCCTGGTGACCACCTTCCCCGCCGCGGACGGCGCGTCGCCCGCGTGGTCGGTGACGCCGGTCGACGGCGACCTGGCCTACGACGAGGGCCCGTTCCTCGGCCACCGCGGCCACCACGCCGGTCGCGCGCCCGAGCCGCTGTTCTGGTTCGGCCACGGGCTCGGGCTCTCGAGCTGGGAGTGGTCCGACGCGGCGCTGTCCGCGACCGGCACCCCGACCGTGCGCGTGACCAACACGGGCCCGCGCCGCAGCCGCGAGGTCGTGCAGGCCTACCTCGAGCCGTCAGGCGGCTACGTCCGCCTCGCCGGGTGGGCCGCCGTGACGCTCGAGCCGGGGCAGAGCGCCGCGGTCGAGGTCCCGCTCGACCGGCGGGTGCAGCGCACCTGGGACGCCGCCGCCGGCGCCTGGGCACCTGCGCCCGAGCGCCCGGCGGGCCGGCTGCTGCTCGCCCGCGGGCTCGGCGACGTCCGCGCCACGCTGGAGCTGCACGCCGGCTGA
- a CDS encoding ATP-binding protein yields the protein MCAVTPASQRTLSTSPTAAREAREFMDAAICTEHAASVLDDARLLVTELVANAIRHGAPPITLQVECDASAGMRVSVSDGCAVEPTPRETSPDDESGRGVHIVDLLSDSWGVQPTENGKAVWFRLKP from the coding sequence GTGTGCGCTGTCACGCCCGCGAGCCAGCGCACCCTGAGCACGTCGCCCACCGCCGCCCGTGAGGCGCGGGAGTTCATGGACGCGGCGATCTGCACCGAGCACGCGGCCTCCGTGCTCGACGACGCCCGCCTGCTCGTCACCGAGCTCGTGGCCAACGCGATCCGACACGGCGCTCCGCCGATCACCCTGCAGGTGGAGTGCGACGCGAGCGCCGGCATGCGGGTCTCGGTCAGCGACGGCTGCGCCGTCGAGCCGACGCCCCGCGAGACCTCGCCCGACGACGAGAGCGGCCGGGGCGTGCACATCGTCGACCTGCTCAGCGACTCGTGGGGCGTCCAGCCCACCGAGAACGGCAAGGCGGTCTGGTTCCGGCTCAAGCCCTAG
- a CDS encoding EAL domain-containing protein encodes MGIEDVLGAGAVRSVFQPIVELDTGSVVAYEALARGPEGPLERPDVLFAAAREAGRLAELDELCRRTALRGAVAAGVVPPLTLFVNVEPEVLDTAPLDELLAIAADAPHGLQVMLEITERALAARPAELLATVTRLRAAGWRIALDDVGADDLSLAFMPLLRPDVVKLDLRLVQQRPGPAVAEIMNAVNAYAERTGALLLAEGIEDEGHLEMARALGARLGQGWMFGRPAATLATALATAPLDLPATVPAGASQDSPFRCLPEGTALRRSTKPLLIEVSKHLEREALRFGSTCVVVATFQEARHFTAPTAHRYRELAERVGFVAAIGDGLPAEPVAGVRGADLTEGDPVHGEWDIAVLAPHFSAALLARDLGDGGPDMERTFEFALTYDRDVVADAAAALMSRVLPADAVAAVVGAAARQAPAAAAAPRSLAAAPATGTEAERTLRRALAATVNGVTIADVTRPDQPLVYVNTAFERLAGVRAEQVLGLNCRFLQGEDTDPAVVDRLRTAIREGREVRETLLNYRGTERQLWWNEIYLAPVFDDEGRLVQYIGVQNDVTARVEAEAQLRRERERAEAYASEIEHLAFRDPLTGALNRRRLPEVLEATLLQAQMSETGVALLYLDLDEFKGVNDSHGHAVGDALLTGVVSRLQQRLRRGDLVARLGGDEFLLILPGLAQESAAAEGRAVAAELEQLLARPVETPRGLLETAVSIGVAAFPEDGGDFDALLHAADTRMYADKQRRRSSR; translated from the coding sequence GTGGGCATCGAGGACGTTCTTGGCGCGGGCGCGGTCCGCAGCGTGTTCCAGCCGATCGTGGAGCTCGACACGGGCTCGGTCGTCGCCTACGAGGCGCTGGCCCGCGGCCCGGAGGGCCCGCTCGAGCGGCCCGACGTGCTGTTCGCCGCCGCTCGCGAGGCCGGGCGGCTGGCCGAGCTCGACGAGCTGTGCCGGCGCACCGCGCTGCGCGGCGCGGTCGCCGCAGGCGTGGTGCCGCCCCTGACGCTGTTCGTCAACGTCGAGCCGGAGGTGCTCGACACCGCCCCGCTCGACGAGCTGCTCGCCATCGCCGCCGACGCGCCCCACGGCCTGCAGGTCATGCTCGAGATCACCGAGCGCGCGCTGGCCGCCCGGCCGGCCGAGCTGCTCGCGACCGTGACGCGCCTGCGCGCCGCCGGGTGGCGCATCGCCCTCGACGACGTGGGCGCCGACGACCTCTCGCTCGCCTTCATGCCGCTGCTGCGCCCCGACGTCGTGAAGCTCGACCTGCGCCTGGTGCAGCAGCGGCCCGGCCCGGCCGTCGCCGAGATCATGAACGCCGTCAACGCCTACGCCGAGCGCACCGGCGCGCTGCTGCTCGCAGAGGGCATCGAGGACGAGGGCCACCTCGAGATGGCGCGTGCCCTGGGCGCCCGGCTCGGGCAGGGGTGGATGTTTGGCCGGCCAGCGGCCACGCTCGCCACCGCGCTCGCCACCGCGCCGCTCGACCTGCCCGCCACCGTGCCGGCAGGAGCGTCGCAGGACTCGCCCTTCCGCTGCCTGCCCGAGGGCACGGCGCTGCGCCGCTCGACCAAGCCGCTGCTGATCGAGGTCAGCAAGCACCTCGAGCGCGAGGCCCTGCGCTTCGGCTCCACCTGCGTCGTCGTCGCGACCTTCCAGGAGGCGCGGCACTTCACCGCCCCGACGGCCCACCGCTACCGCGAGCTCGCCGAGCGGGTCGGCTTCGTCGCGGCCATCGGCGACGGCCTGCCGGCCGAGCCGGTGGCCGGCGTGCGCGGCGCCGACCTGACCGAGGGCGACCCGGTGCACGGCGAGTGGGACATCGCCGTGCTCGCACCGCACTTCTCGGCCGCCCTGCTCGCCCGCGACCTCGGCGACGGTGGTCCCGACATGGAGCGCACCTTCGAGTTCGCCCTCACCTACGACCGCGACGTCGTGGCCGACGCCGCGGCGGCGCTCATGAGCCGGGTCCTCCCCGCCGACGCCGTGGCCGCGGTCGTCGGCGCCGCGGCCAGGCAGGCCCCCGCTGCCGCGGCCGCCCCGCGCTCGCTCGCTGCCGCCCCCGCGACCGGCACCGAGGCCGAGCGCACCCTGCGCCGGGCTCTGGCGGCGACGGTCAACGGCGTCACCATCGCCGACGTCACGCGCCCCGACCAGCCGCTGGTCTACGTCAACACCGCCTTCGAGAGGCTCGCAGGGGTGCGCGCCGAGCAGGTGCTCGGGCTCAACTGCCGCTTCCTGCAGGGCGAGGACACCGATCCCGCCGTCGTCGACCGGCTGCGCACCGCGATCCGCGAGGGCCGCGAGGTCCGCGAGACCCTGCTCAACTACCGCGGCACCGAGCGCCAGCTCTGGTGGAACGAGATCTACCTCGCCCCCGTCTTCGACGACGAGGGCCGGCTGGTCCAGTACATCGGCGTGCAGAACGACGTGACCGCCCGCGTCGAGGCCGAGGCGCAGCTGCGCCGGGAGCGGGAGCGCGCCGAGGCGTACGCGTCGGAGATCGAGCACCTCGCCTTCCGCGACCCGTTGACCGGGGCGCTCAACCGCCGCCGGCTCCCCGAGGTGCTCGAGGCGACGCTGCTCCAGGCGCAGATGTCCGAGACCGGCGTGGCGCTGCTCTACCTCGACCTCGACGAGTTCAAGGGGGTCAACGACTCGCACGGTCACGCGGTCGGCGACGCGCTGCTCACCGGTGTCGTCAGCCGGCTGCAGCAGCGGCTGCGGCGCGGCGACCTGGTCGCGCGCCTGGGAGGCGACGAGTTCCTGCTGATCCTGCCCGGCCTGGCGCAGGAGTCGGCCGCCGCCGAGGGTCGTGCCGTCGCCGCGGAGCTCGAGCAGCTGCTCGCGCGCCCGGTCGAGACACCGCGCGGGCTGCTGGAGACCGCCGTCAGCATCGGCGTCGCGGCCTTCCCCGAGGACGGCGGCGACTTCGACGCGCTCCTGCACGCCGCCGACACGCGGATGTACGCCGACAAGCAGCGCCGCCGCAGCAGCCGCTAG
- a CDS encoding putative bifunctional diguanylate cyclase/phosphodiesterase has translation MSEQPGRTPLAERRSVRFLRPAPGTLPLDVAHRRAAALSSLHELVAGINGHRELTATLEAVAEGARALGFGVSVVNLVNDEGDLEVVVVSGDEAARDALLGQVRSRSSWEEMLRAGTDDSNVVFLDHRHFVWPEDGLLAAWVPEVDDPDSGDLDAFHPEDAMFVRLNGADGSLVGTLSVDLPADGRRPDAETSELLDMYGRHAALAIDHARLLQDLEGERAGQRLLLHRLEALLVLARRLSESRTVDAVVRVVADSLPGVATCDHATVMVWDARAGELRGVATTGMSPEQDAHMLSAAVRPQECPEVAALLTRREPMHVQRGAVSPPVDRLLAAVGAEEAMVVPLVGDHDLLGAVTVGWSTLGNAEAQGEELVTRLRGVAHQAGTALQSARLHEAVRHSSQHDALTGLPNRVLFRDTLERVLRSGGDRDMVAVLFCDLDRFKRINDELGHAAGDELLRQAAARLLGAVRPGDLVGRLSGDEFALVLPAVPDELAAEAVAHRVLSAFERPFQIEGRPTHVTTSVGVAVHAGPGGRVEQLLRAADVAMYQAKRRGANQVVHAGGETASPRPATTARESDISDGLHGGEFRLFFQPIVDHERMTVAGCEALVRWEHPSLGLLTPAAFVPLAEETDLIVELDHWVLRGACAAAAGWGSDAYVSVNLSHRTLADTRLPETVRAAVAQSGLRPDRLCLEVVESRSLQDLGGLAARLAAIRHLGVRIALDDFGTGYSSLSWLQSLPVDVIKVDRSFTAALDSPATLALLRGMVALASELSVGVVVEGVETPEQSAAAREAGARFAQGYLHGRPSADAALEVEHEPAVRAPRRS, from the coding sequence GTGAGCGAGCAGCCGGGGCGTACGCCTCTCGCCGAGCGCCGGTCGGTGCGCTTCCTGCGCCCCGCGCCCGGGACGCTCCCGCTCGACGTCGCGCACCGGCGCGCGGCCGCGCTGAGCAGCCTGCACGAGCTCGTCGCCGGCATCAACGGCCACCGCGAGCTCACCGCCACCCTCGAGGCGGTCGCCGAGGGGGCCCGCGCGCTCGGCTTCGGCGTCTCCGTGGTCAACCTGGTCAACGACGAGGGCGACCTCGAGGTCGTCGTCGTCTCGGGCGACGAGGCCGCCCGCGACGCGCTGCTCGGCCAGGTGCGCAGCCGCAGCTCCTGGGAGGAGATGCTCCGAGCCGGCACCGATGACAGCAACGTCGTCTTCCTCGACCACAGGCACTTCGTCTGGCCCGAGGACGGCCTGCTCGCCGCCTGGGTGCCAGAGGTCGACGACCCCGACAGCGGCGACCTCGACGCGTTCCACCCCGAGGACGCGATGTTCGTGCGCCTGAACGGCGCCGACGGCAGCCTGGTCGGCACGCTGAGCGTCGACCTGCCCGCCGACGGCCGGCGCCCCGACGCCGAGACCAGCGAGCTGCTCGACATGTACGGCCGGCACGCCGCGCTGGCGATCGACCACGCCCGGCTGCTGCAGGACCTCGAGGGCGAGCGCGCCGGGCAGCGGCTGCTGCTCCACCGGCTCGAGGCGCTGCTCGTCCTCGCCCGCCGGCTCTCGGAGTCGCGGACCGTCGACGCCGTCGTGCGCGTCGTCGCCGACTCGCTGCCCGGCGTCGCGACCTGCGACCACGCGACCGTCATGGTGTGGGACGCCCGCGCCGGGGAGCTGCGCGGCGTCGCCACGACCGGGATGTCGCCCGAGCAGGACGCCCACATGCTGAGCGCCGCCGTCCGGCCGCAGGAGTGCCCCGAGGTGGCGGCCCTGCTCACCCGGCGCGAGCCGATGCACGTGCAGCGCGGCGCCGTGAGCCCGCCCGTCGACCGGCTGCTGGCTGCCGTGGGGGCTGAGGAGGCGATGGTCGTGCCGCTCGTCGGCGACCACGACCTGCTGGGCGCCGTGACCGTCGGCTGGTCGACCCTCGGCAACGCCGAGGCGCAGGGCGAGGAGCTCGTCACCCGCCTGCGCGGCGTCGCCCACCAGGCCGGCACCGCGCTGCAGAGCGCCCGGCTCCACGAGGCGGTGCGCCACTCGTCGCAGCACGACGCCCTGACCGGGCTGCCCAACCGCGTGCTCTTCCGCGACACCCTCGAGCGCGTGCTGCGCTCCGGCGGTGACCGCGACATGGTGGCGGTGCTCTTCTGCGACCTCGACCGCTTCAAGCGCATCAACGACGAGCTCGGCCACGCCGCCGGCGACGAGCTGCTGCGCCAGGCGGCCGCGCGCCTGCTCGGGGCCGTGCGCCCCGGCGACCTGGTGGGCCGGCTCAGCGGCGACGAGTTCGCGCTCGTGCTGCCGGCCGTGCCCGACGAGCTGGCCGCCGAGGCGGTGGCCCACCGGGTGCTCAGCGCCTTCGAGCGGCCGTTCCAGATCGAGGGCCGGCCCACCCACGTCACCACCAGCGTCGGCGTCGCCGTCCACGCCGGCCCGGGCGGCCGCGTCGAGCAGCTGCTGCGCGCGGCCGACGTGGCGATGTACCAGGCCAAGCGCCGCGGCGCCAACCAGGTCGTGCACGCCGGGGGCGAGACCGCGTCGCCGCGGCCCGCGACCACCGCGCGCGAGTCCGACATCTCCGACGGCCTGCACGGCGGCGAGTTCCGGCTGTTCTTCCAGCCGATCGTCGACCACGAGCGCATGACCGTGGCCGGCTGCGAGGCGCTCGTGCGGTGGGAGCACCCGTCGCTCGGGCTGCTGACGCCGGCGGCGTTCGTGCCGCTCGCGGAGGAGACCGACCTGATCGTCGAGCTCGACCACTGGGTGCTGCGCGGGGCGTGCGCCGCCGCGGCGGGGTGGGGGAGCGACGCGTACGTCTCGGTGAACCTCTCGCACCGCACCCTCGCCGACACCCGGCTGCCGGAGACCGTGCGCGCCGCCGTCGCGCAGAGCGGGCTGCGGCCCGACCGGCTCTGCCTCGAGGTCGTCGAGAGCCGCTCGCTCCAGGACCTCGGCGGCCTCGCCGCCCGGCTGGCGGCGATCCGCCACCTCGGCGTACGCATCGCGCTCGACGACTTCGGCACCGGCTACTCGAGCCTGAGCTGGCTGCAGAGCCTGCCGGTCGACGTCATCAAGGTCGACCGCTCGTTCACCGCGGCGCTCGACTCGCCCGCCACCCTCGCGCTGCTGCGCGGCATGGTCGCGCTCGCGAGCGAGCTGTCGGTCGGTGTCGTGGTGGAGGGCGTCGAAACCCCTGAGCAGTCGGCGGCCGCCCGCGAGGCGGGCGCCCGCTTCGCGCAGGGCTACCTGCACGGCCGGCCCAGCGCCGATGCGGCGCTCGAGGTCGAGCACGAGCCGGCCGTGCGAGCTCCCCGCCGCTCCTAG